The genomic DNA ACTTGATCCTGTTACAGATAAATGCATAGAATTTTTCTCTAAAAGAGGTCTGTGTGAGTTCATGGGAAAGATGGCTGTGAAAAAGAAgttctgacagtttttttttatttttttttcttacagatCTTGTAGAGAATTTTGACGAGGCTTCAAAGGATGAAGCgaactaaataaaatgtggTTCAGATCTGAAATATGGGGTTCACAAGTTGTCAGGGTGGGGCACTGTTTTGTATATACCACCCTTCtccatgaatgtttttttcaatataCTACACTGATGGCCGTTTGTATGCAGAATATCCTTGATACACTTTTGGGGATTCTGTGATTTTTGCTGCTATTGCTCCGTTGCCAAATACAGCCCCCTTGCAGCCTTACTGAAATGAGCACATGTGGAATAAACGCTTGCATTTGACAAATAAGCATTAAAAAATTACCGAACATTGTTATTCCCCATTCATATTTTTCCAGAGccgtttaaaatgaaaattcgTCCCAATCAAACAATAACTCTAAAAATTgcaataattgtttttgttggcctttttcaatgaattaTGTGATTTTGTTCTCATGTTTCTGGATCATGAAGTACACGTATCGATGTCTGTGGTTCACCTAAAACAAACACTGGCACTGGTGTACAAGAACAGTGTGCTCTTACATCTTGATCATTTCCATATTCTACATCAATTCTTTGGAAACCAGGCGCAACATGAATGTAGATGTTGAAATGCGCGGTAAAGGTGCTAGAATTCACATGTAGAGCACAAACCTGAAAAGCGGTGCCGTTTTATTGCCGAAAGCAATATAAAGGACAGTAGAAAATGTTCTGGTTACCTTGGTGTTGTGACAAAAACCAAAGTAAATTTTGAGGTTACACCATATGCTGTGCTTCTTAAAAGATCTCTGTGGAAAGCATGCATTCATACTCCCTGTTTAACAGTTCCAGTTACTTTCGTGTCAACAGCAATGGTGCTGGGAAAGCTCAAGCGTTTGTGCAGAAGCATGCGGTGGCACGGAAAACCAAAGAGAATCATAAAGCTCTtcagtgaaaaaacaaaacggtCCTTATGGATTATATCAAAATGGTTTATAAGACCAAAATAACACACAAGTGGCAATTACATCAAAGTGATGGGAAGCCATAAAACAGACTGGGTCAGCAATGGACCTCAGCGTCCTTCCTTCTACTGACAACAAGAAATGAGGAAAGTATGTTATTGTCCTTGCAAATTCACATCTTGTAAAACTAACCACAATATCTTTGTTATTCTTTGTGTGAGTTATTTGGTTTGCCTAAAGGCAAAATGGGTGAAGTAATCACAAACATTAACCcatgaaacaaacagaaaatggcatcagttttttttttgacaaaattcttttgacaatttatctgaaatgtgtgcatgtattacAAGGGGAGAGAagcttatttattcatgttttggcATGCGTTTGCGTTTTAAAAACAGGCTGTCTCCTCTACTTTTCTAAACAAGTAACAAAAATAGGGGGGATTCATTCACAAATACCTTATGAAGgttcctaaataaataaattaaaggaaCTGTACATTCATAATTCACATAATGGGAATAAACAAAAACCCATACATGCCAATTACATCACATAACActtgtaaataaatgaacaaaaacaagttTGACCTTATTGCAGGGAATCCTCACAATAAAACTCTTGCATGCGTCAACTGACATCAGCTTGGTACGGGAGGTACTGCtgcacaaatgaacacaaaaaaccCTACATAAAACAAACACGTTACCTATTGGGCTGGATGTAAGTCCATGAAAAATGATGCATTCGTAGATGTATCAGTATCCACATTGATGTGCAGTCGCATTCATGTGCTGGCGTCATTCTTTAATGCCTTGTAGAAGTTTCAGCAGATGGGCTTCCATGACCTGTTGAACTAAGGAAACAACAGAAATGTATGGGAAATGAAACTATTCTGAGCATCTTCCAAATCTGCAAAAGTCGATAGagatatggaaaaaaaacagactgtAGAATATGTTATTTCCATTTGCTGAAGagtgaataatgaaaaatatttgcaggATAGATTTGgaacatttatattcatatgATCTAAATGGTACCCTCTTAAATTATTAACACTCTTGATAAAGCATGAGTAATAAAGGCAGTAAACAGTACAGATAATGAACTATTCTGTGTACTCAGAGTAAAATGATATTCCTCTATACTAATACAGTTGTCAGAAGATCACAGGAAAGTTAGCCATTCTTGATGCAGGCTAACCAAACAATATTAAGTCATGAAAGCTTATCTGGAAGTCAAAACAATCAGATTCCACAGCATATTACATCACGTCTGGGCTCCCAGTATTCTGGCCAGCGAAGTACATTGCTGATCTCTGGCAGGTATCACAAAGCTGACATCTGCGTCTCAAGACTCAAATGAAGAAAATCCTTTGGTTGTATTTCTTTGAATAATTTTGTCGAAAACCAGACAGCCGTATCAAATCTGGGGAGGCCAGTACTGAATTCATGCCATGAACATTAAAATCAGGTGTCTCAAATGAAGCTAATGTGCAGTCCTGGTACAGCTATTTGCAAAAGCTGGGCAACTATGGGAATATAGTGTCAATAAAGCAAGATACACTTACCATTCCTGTGGCCCATTGCTACTGCCATGTCCATAGCATTGAAGCCAGAGTCAGACTCCATGGTGGGATCTGCTCCACTCTCTGCAGTGAACGGAGTGAAAACCCTGAAAATATCTCTCAAAAGCTCCAATGTGGCCAGGATTCAATAACGTCAATAAATCAACCCAACTCTAAATGTGTTAAACTATTCTGCTATAAGCTATTTCAGCTCTTAAAAATAAGCAGACAAACACTCACATTGTCAATCCTTTCTAATAATGTTTAGATTGAAATTAGCTCATTgcgtttttttttgcaattggtAGACAAGTAATTCAGACGACATGCAATATAATTGGGGGGCCTGCATTTTGGTCAGCTGGATCTATTAGAAAGATGCGTtgaacacaaaacattgaaCACATGCTCTGTGATGCCACAGCGCCCCCTTGTGTCAGTTCTGCATCGGCAGCCAGCCTGAGATCATGCGCTCTTTGAACGTTAGAAAATAATTCTGGCGGCTCTGAATACTCAAGAGAAGACTCTTTAAGAATTCAAATTTCAACGTATGCAATAGGCACCATTAACATCATATATATGTTGAATGCATATTTCCAACAGCTCTTCCGTCCAACACATTTTCCAACAATGCGGATGTTTGCTATATtcaaataagtaataataacCATGAATAATTGAAAAGTTTCTGGTCTATACCTAGAAGGATTTCCACACAACGGACATGGTTTCCGTGAACTGCATACAGCAAAGGAGCTCCTCCATTCTGAAATACAGAAATCACTCAGTACTTCTCTGGCCAACTGTAGACACTATTACCAGCAATACAATTATGGTAACTGTGCATTCCAACAATACTTAGCAAGATGAAATATCATTTGGATCTCAATTTGCTCAATATACATCATCATCACAAGGGTTAGGCCACAGGGAATTATTTTAATAGTTTAAATAGTATCTTATAAAAAAACTTGAACAGCATAGCAACCCATCAGATGGACAGCAGAATATTTCACAGGAAAAAATAGTTATCAGCTGAACTCTATTCTCCAGGGCTTTGGTTTGCTATGAACACAAGAGTGGACTCTTACCCAGTCGTACTCGTTGACATCGACACCACAGTCAATGAGCATCTTCACAATGTCAGTATAGCCCTTACTGCAAGCCAGAGACAGGGCACTCTCTCTGCCCTTAGCCAGGATGTTGGGGTCTGCCCCCTATTGAGCAAAACAAGCAGTACAGAACAAGGACCACTTTTAATTATGTACAAATTATTTGTACAAATTATGTGTCTATAAAAACCCAGGGCTCTGAATCAgtaattaattgatttattatttacatatacactcagtgactactTCAACTTATTTTTTGGCTTATTGGTAttccactgctgtagcccatccacttcaaggttccatgtgttgtgtgcagtttcagagatactcaaaacaccctgtctggcaccaacaatccacggcccattctgatgtttggtctggaaaataactgaacctcttgacctgcatgcatttagttgctgccatgaGTGGCTGatcagatatttgcattaacaagttggtgtacacgtgtacttaataaagtgttcgctgggtaacacacacacacacacacgcacgcacacatacaaacacaaacacacgcagacagggtgTATTCCTCACATTCTGCAGCAGGAACTCCACCACAGCAATCTGTCCGTGTGCAGCAGCCCACATCAGCGGAGTGAATCCTTCCTCGTCTTGCAGGTTTATCACAGACTCTGTTCAGAAACGCAAGCACACAACTCCCAAGTTTATCACAGACTAGGGGTGATACGGCCAAAATTTAATATCTCAATAACGATATATATCACCTTACCATTCACAATAATTATAGGACTTTAGTAAGtgcataatatatatttaaaaaattcaaCCCACTGCACTGTGGTGTAGAAATACTCACCTTGCTCAATCCTGCTTGCCAGGAACACCATTTCCCCTTGAGCAGCAAGCTGATGAATGGACAGAGCTGAAATGATAGACAACAAATATCACATTAAAAATACTAAAAGGAGGCAGGAAAGCCACTGGCACTGCATTGAAAGGCGGGACACTCACAGTGCACCAGGAGTGGCGTTGAGGACACTTCGTTGCCGCGGTGCTTGTTGGTGAGCGTGGTGGACTGTTTGATAGGGGAGAAGTGTTTGGTGGTGGATGGGGTGTATACATGTCGCACTTGGATGCCAGGTGATGGAGACGTCTGAATGTTGCACTCCGCTGAGGATAAAGAGAAAGGAAACCTTACCAGATAGATCTAAAGCTTGGCAAGGCAAACGTATTTGTGGTGGCGCCAATGATTAGTGCATGCCATTCTACAACAGTGAGTCCTGTGCAACAAAGGACAAAACATACAGAATGCAATAATAAAAGTTTGGTTAAATAAATTCCAggcatgtacagtgcagtccgtaaataTTCAGagagtttttattattttggctctgtactccagcatgaAGCAATGAATATATTCTGGGCTGGAGTACAGGGTCAAAGGAACATAAATTagaccactgtccaaatacggtCCTCACAGTA from Conger conger chromosome 12, fConCon1.1, whole genome shotgun sequence includes the following:
- the ankra2 gene encoding ankyrin repeat family A protein 2; amino-acid sequence: MDVTSGDGSTECQLASEEMEGICVLPDMAAIKAEHQVGGVSGDEGGSQNVAMGIKFILPNRFDMNVCSRFVKSLNEEDSKNIQDQVNSDLEVASVLFKAECNIQTSPSPGIQVRHVYTPSTTKHFSPIKQSTTLTNKHRGNEVSSTPLLVHSLSIHQLAAQGEMVFLASRIEQESVINLQDEEGFTPLMWAAAHGQIAVVEFLLQNGADPNILAKGRESALSLACSKGYTDIVKMLIDCGVDVNEYDWNGGAPLLYAVHGNHVRCVEILLESGADPTMESDSGFNAMDMAVAMGHRNVQQVMEAHLLKLLQGIKE